Sequence from the Aromatoleum petrolei genome:
TGCCGCCAAACAGGACCAGGCCGCGCGCGCGAGCCTGGTCGCCCTGCACGAAGCCAGCCACGTCACGCTTACGCGCGTGGTCGGCAATGTGCTGTGGGATACGCATATCGCACCGTTCGCTGCGCGTGCACAGGCGATTTCGGCGGCACCCTGCCGCAGCGTGCCTCCTTCGGTCGCGGGCGGAAGCGATCCGCGGCGCGAATGTTTTGCGGAGTTGGGCCGGACGATCATGGCGCTGCCGGGTTTCGCCGAACTCGACGCCAAGGCCTACGAGACAATGCGGGCGAGCAACGTGTTCAAGATCAAGGTGTTCGATCTGCGCGGCATCACGATCTACTCGTCGGAGCACGCGCAGATCGGCGAGGACAAGTCGGACAACCAGGGGTGGAGGAGCGCTGCCGCCGGCGTCCCCGCGAGCGAGATGACCCATCGCGAGCGCTTCAGCGCCTTTGAGGGCGTGGTCGAGAACCGCGACCTGATCTCGAGCTACATCCCGGCGCGCGAGCGCGGTAGCGACCGGGTCGTGGGGGTGTTCGAGATCTATTCCGACGTCACCTCCTTCCTGGGGCACATCCAGGCGGTTTCGGGCGAACTCGGGGGGCTCGCGCGTGCGAACCAGACCGAGCTGGAGCGGACGCTGGCAGAAAACGAGGGCAAGGTCCGGACTAGCTCGGACATTTTCCTGCTGATCGTGGGCGGGACGCTGGTCGTCCTCTACGGCGCCCTGTGGGCCATCGTGCGCATCGGACAGCGCATCATCGACGCACAGGCAGCGGCGCAGGAGCGTGCAGCGGAGCGCGAAGAACGCTGGCATCACGAGAAGATGGCTGCCCTGGCGACGATGGCGGCAAACGTCTCGCACGAGGTCGGCAATCCGCTTGCGACGATCTCGATGCTCGCGCAGGAGATCCAGCTCAACAAGCAGCGCAACGGGTGCGAGACCTGTCAACCCGCCCAGATCCTCGAGCAGACCCGTCGTATCGCCGGAATGACGCGGCAGATCTCGGAGTTTGCCGCGGCGCGGCGGGAATCGCGCGAACTCGTCGACATCAACGCGATGGTCAAGTCGGTCCTCGATTTCCTCGGATTCGACCGGCGCTTCCGCTCCATCCGCCTCGAGTTCAAGGGGGGCGCCGATCTCCCGGCTGTCTCCGTGATTCCCGACTACATCAACGAAGTGCTGATGAACCTGCTGCAAGCCTGCACGGAATGTCCTGCAGGTCCGGGCGGAAAGGGCGGGGCCATCGTCGTGGAGACCAAGAGCAGCGGTACGGAGCTGCTGATCCGCATCAGCAGCGAATGCAAGGCCTATCCCGGCGTCTGCAGGGAGCATGCGCGCTTCGAGGACAGCCGCTTCGATGTCGTGAGACGGCGCGTGAGCAGCCTCGGCGGCCGTGTTACCCGCGAGCGTACGTACTACGAGATCGCACTCCCGGCCGAAGCGCCCGTCACGCCTGCGTCCTGAGTCGACCGCACGCGGAGTCCCGGATGGCGGAACCGTATCCGGTGTTGCGGGCGATGCCCTAGAATTCCCCTTTGTTTGCAGACCACGCAAGCGGGTCGATGAATGCGCCACGCCTGCCTCCTGAAGGAGTTCTTATGTCGTCCGCCCTGGGCATAGAAGAAGCCCGCTCCTACATGCACAGGCTGCTCAATGCGATGCACCAGATGGACGGGTCGGACCTGTTCATCTCGGTGGATTTCCCGCCGACCGTAAAGGCGCACGGCACGATGAAGGCGCTCAGCCAGCAGCGGCTCACGCCCGACATCACGCGTTCGCTGGCGATGAGCCTCATGAACGACCGGCAGCGGGGAGAGTTCGAGGCCGAGATGGAGTGCAATTTCGCCATTTCCATCCCCGGTGTGTGTCGCTTTCGCGTGAACGTCTTCGTCCAGCAGCAGCACGTCGGGATGGTCATCCGCACCATTGCGTCGGAGATTCCCTCGCTCGCCAAGCTCGGGCTGCCCGAGGTGCTCAAGGAGATAATCCTGACCAAGCGCGGCCTCGTGCTGGTCGTGGGCGGCACCGGTTCGGGCAAGTCGACGACACTCGCTGCGATGATCGATCACCGCAACAGCTCGGGGCCGGGACACATCATCACCGTCGAGGATCCCGTCGAGTACGTCCATCGCAACAAGCAGTGCCTCGTCACCCACCGCGAGGTCGGCGTGGACACGCACTCGTGGGAGCACGCGCTGAAGAACACGTTGCGCCAGGCGCCCGACGTGATCCTGATCGGCGAGATCCGCGACCGCGAGACCATGGAACATGCGATCGCCTTCGCCGAGACGGGCCACCTGTGCCTGGGCACGCTGCACGCGAACAACGCCAACCAGACGATCGACCGGATCGTGAACTTCTTCCCCGAGGAGCGCCGTAACCAGCTGTTGATGGATCTGTCGTCGAACCTGCGGGCGATTGTGTCGCAGCGCCTGATCCGTACCGAGGACGGCAAGGGGCGCAAGGCCGCGATCGAGATCCTGCTCAACACCCCGACGATCGCGGAGATGATCTTCAAGGGGCAGTTTCAGTCCATCAAGGAGATCATGGCGAAGTCGCGCGAGCTGGGCATGTGCACCTTCGACCAGGCCCTGTTCGACCTCTACGACGCCGGCTTCATCAGCTACGAGGAGGCCATCCGTAATGCCGACTCGACCAACGAGCTGCGCCTGCAGATCAAGCTGAAGGCCGAGCGCGGCCAGCCCAAGACCTCGGCGGCCGCGGAGTTGAGCCTGTCGATCGAAGAGGAGAAAGAAGAGGGCGACGAGGCAGAGGGTGCACCTGTTCCGGGCGCCAAGGTCGCGGGTTGAATCGCGGCCGCACCGAACCCGTCGCGGCGATCCCGTAAAGCAAAAAGCCCCGCAGATCGCTCGGCGGGGCTTTTCGTTGACGCGCGGTCCCGAAAGGGAACGCGCGTCGATGAATCAGAAGGCGATCAGGCAGCCTTCTTCGATGCGGTCTTGGCGGTGGCGCTCACGGCCTTGACGGTGGCGTTGGTCGCGGCGGCGACGTTCGCCTCGGCGATCTCGGCGACCTGCTTGGCAGCCTTGCTGACGCTGTCGTAGGCGCTGTTGGCGGCAGCGATGGCCGACTTGACGGCGGCGACGGCGACGTCCGAACCGGCCGGAGCCGACTTGGCAGCCTTGTCGAGGGCGGCGGCCAGGCTCTTGTTCAGCTCGGCGATCTGGGCTTCGACCAGCTTCGAGACTTCTTCCTGACCCTGCGAGGCGATTTCATACACGCTGCGGTTGTAGGCCACGGCCTTCTCGACCAGCGGCTGAACCAGAGCGGCCTGCAGACCCAGGAACTCCTGGGCGTCCTTCGCGCCGAGCAGAGCCTTGGAATTGGCCAGACCGTCTTCGAGGATCGAACGGGCGGTGTTCAGGTTCAGGGCGGCGAAACGCTCGGCGCTGGCGAAAGCGTTGTTGGCCAGGGTCAGCAGGGTTT
This genomic interval carries:
- a CDS encoding sensor histidine kinase, with amino-acid sequence MDGAGEVQMMDRRGRLPPRPARSLAGEPVRHFRLMRYFTLASLVAFVVVGVVLYFLQRSEITFFAEVQREQGEFFSRAQTDLAAKQDQAARASLVALHEASHVTLTRVVGNVLWDTHIAPFAARAQAISAAPCRSVPPSVAGGSDPRRECFAELGRTIMALPGFAELDAKAYETMRASNVFKIKVFDLRGITIYSSEHAQIGEDKSDNQGWRSAAAGVPASEMTHRERFSAFEGVVENRDLISSYIPARERGSDRVVGVFEIYSDVTSFLGHIQAVSGELGGLARANQTELERTLAENEGKVRTSSDIFLLIVGGTLVVLYGALWAIVRIGQRIIDAQAAAQERAAEREERWHHEKMAALATMAANVSHEVGNPLATISMLAQEIQLNKQRNGCETCQPAQILEQTRRIAGMTRQISEFAAARRESRELVDINAMVKSVLDFLGFDRRFRSIRLEFKGGADLPAVSVIPDYINEVLMNLLQACTECPAGPGGKGGAIVVETKSSGTELLIRISSECKAYPGVCREHARFEDSRFDVVRRRVSSLGGRVTRERTYYEIALPAEAPVTPAS
- a CDS encoding PilT/PilU family type 4a pilus ATPase — translated: MSSALGIEEARSYMHRLLNAMHQMDGSDLFISVDFPPTVKAHGTMKALSQQRLTPDITRSLAMSLMNDRQRGEFEAEMECNFAISIPGVCRFRVNVFVQQQHVGMVIRTIASEIPSLAKLGLPEVLKEIILTKRGLVLVVGGTGSGKSTTLAAMIDHRNSSGPGHIITVEDPVEYVHRNKQCLVTHREVGVDTHSWEHALKNTLRQAPDVILIGEIRDRETMEHAIAFAETGHLCLGTLHANNANQTIDRIVNFFPEERRNQLLMDLSSNLRAIVSQRLIRTEDGKGRKAAIEILLNTPTIAEMIFKGQFQSIKEIMAKSRELGMCTFDQALFDLYDAGFISYEEAIRNADSTNELRLQIKLKAERGQPKTSAAAELSLSIEEEKEEGDEAEGAPVPGAKVAG
- a CDS encoding phasin family protein, with translation MKMFATPEQFAATNKANVETLLTLANNAFASAERFAALNLNTARSILEDGLANSKALLGAKDAQEFLGLQAALVQPLVEKAVAYNRSVYEIASQGQEEVSKLVEAQIAELNKSLAAALDKAAKSAPAGSDVAVAAVKSAIAAANSAYDSVSKAAKQVAEIAEANVAAATNATVKAVSATAKTASKKAA